From Bacillus pumilus, one genomic window encodes:
- the rplM gene encoding 50S ribosomal protein L13 — MRTTPMANASTIERKWLVVDAAGKTLGRLSTEVASLLRGKHKPTYTPHVDTGDHVIIINAEKIELTGKKLTDKIYYRHTMHPGGLKQRTALEMRTNYPEKMLELAIKGMLPKGPLGRQMFKKLNVYRGSEHPHQAQQPEVYELRG, encoded by the coding sequence TGAGCGCAAATGGCTAGTTGTTGATGCGGCAGGCAAGACTCTAGGTCGTCTTTCTACTGAAGTAGCATCACTTTTGCGCGGTAAGCACAAACCAACTTATACACCACACGTTGATACAGGTGATCACGTCATCATCATCAATGCTGAGAAAATTGAATTAACAGGTAAGAAATTGACGGACAAAATTTACTACCGTCACACAATGCACCCAGGTGGTTTGAAACAAAGAACTGCTCTTGAGATGCGTACAAACTACCCTGAAAAAATGTTGGAGCTTGCTATCAAAGGGATGCTTCCAAAGGGTCCATTAGGCCGTCAAATGTTCAAAAAATTAAATGTGTACCGTGGTTCTGAGCATCCACATCAAGCACAACAACCTGAAGTTTACGAACTTCGCGGTTAA
- the rpsI gene encoding 30S ribosomal protein S9 translates to MAQVQYYGTGRRKSSVARVRLVPGEGRIVVNNREITEYIPFAALIEDVKQPLNITETANSYDVLVTVHGGGFSGQAGAIRHGISRALLEVDPEYRTSLKRAGLLTRDPRMKERKKYGLKGARRAPQFSKR, encoded by the coding sequence TTGGCACAGGTTCAATATTACGGTACAGGTCGTCGTAAAAGTTCTGTAGCGCGCGTTCGCTTAGTTCCAGGTGAAGGCCGTATCGTCGTTAATAATCGTGAAATTACTGAATACATTCCATTCGCTGCTTTAATCGAAGACGTGAAACAGCCTTTGAACATCACAGAAACAGCTAACAGCTACGATGTTCTTGTAACTGTTCACGGTGGTGGATTCTCTGGTCAAGCTGGAGCAATTCGTCACGGTATCTCTCGTGCTCTTCTAGAAGTAGATCCTGAGTACCGTACATCACTTAAACGTGCTGGACTTCTTACTCGTGACCCTCGTATGAAAGAGCGTAAGAAATACGGTCTTAAAGGCGCACGTAGAGCTCCTCAGTTCTCAAAACGTTAA